From the genome of Limisalsivibrio acetivorans, one region includes:
- a CDS encoding glycoside hydrolase family 3 protein produces MKKILLILAVMVVSVIPTKAEEPDLKQMAGQMIMVGFRGTHADNESVSLLKAQIREGLVGGVVFYAYNIDNPEQTRRLNDNLKSSAPDMHPLFTAVDEEGGKVQRLRDKKGFEDFPSHQSVSEGMNAVQAEKLYSKLARMVKDAGFNVNFAPVVDLNVNPDSPAIGRIGRSFGRDSDTVTEYAESFIKAHREMGVITSIKHFPGHGSAMTDSHKGFTDVTDTWSKDELQPYKALLDAGMVDSIMSAHVFNKKIDTEYPATMSNKQIGMLRKGIGYDGVLFTDDLQMGAVSDNYGLETAVVRSVSAGADVLIYSNYFEYVPDFPEKAVGYILKGVESGELSRGRIEEAYRRIMQLKRPL; encoded by the coding sequence ATGAAAAAGATTCTCTTAATCCTTGCCGTAATGGTTGTTTCCGTAATCCCGACTAAGGCCGAAGAACCCGATCTTAAACAGATGGCGGGGCAGATGATCATGGTGGGCTTCCGCGGGACTCATGCGGATAATGAAAGTGTATCCCTGTTGAAAGCCCAGATCAGAGAGGGACTGGTGGGGGGCGTGGTATTCTACGCATACAACATCGACAACCCGGAACAGACCAGACGGCTTAACGATAATCTCAAGTCATCCGCTCCGGATATGCACCCGCTTTTCACAGCGGTGGACGAAGAAGGGGGGAAGGTACAGAGGCTCAGGGATAAGAAGGGTTTTGAGGACTTTCCATCACATCAGTCCGTATCTGAGGGTATGAACGCCGTTCAAGCGGAAAAGCTTTACTCAAAGCTTGCCCGAATGGTTAAGGATGCGGGCTTTAATGTGAATTTCGCCCCCGTTGTGGATTTGAATGTAAACCCCGACTCACCCGCCATCGGGAGAATCGGCAGAAGCTTCGGCAGGGATTCGGACACCGTTACAGAATATGCCGAAAGCTTCATAAAGGCGCATAGAGAGATGGGTGTTATCACCAGCATAAAGCACTTCCCCGGCCACGGAAGTGCCATGACCGACAGCCACAAAGGCTTCACCGATGTTACAGATACATGGAGCAAAGATGAGCTTCAACCTTATAAGGCTCTTCTAGACGCTGGGATGGTAGATAGTATCATGAGTGCTCATGTGTTCAATAAGAAGATTGATACTGAATATCCCGCCACAATGTCGAATAAGCAGATAGGTATGCTGAGAAAGGGAATTGGCTACGATGGAGTTCTTTTTACCGATGACCTGCAGATGGGTGCTGTGAGCGATAACTACGGCCTTGAAACTGCCGTCGTAAGGTCTGTTTCAGCGGGTGCTGATGTGCTCATATATTCAAACTATTTCGAATATGTACCCGATTTCCCTGAAAAGGCTGTTGGTTATATCCTGAAAGGGGTAGAGTCGGGTGAGCTTAGCAGAGGCAGGATCGAGGAGGCGTACCGGCGTATTATGCAGTTGAAACGCCCCCTTTGA
- a CDS encoding radical SAM protein, giving the protein MDIHDIVNKARTREGFTREEIITMLSFPENSLETYIMMAEAKRFSMELCENQAEAQGQFALNLAPCPENCMFCSFAIPNGIFTESTMLTPEEAVFSAKKLEADNSTCIYMMATANIDMGEFLETAAEVRRNLKPETIMIGNIGDQDYDTANKIKETGFTGLYHALRMGEGTDTDIDPEQRKRSIKTFQEAGLVVGTCVEPIGPEHSNEEIADKILFAASVDPAFSGAARRISIPGTDLAKKGMISEMRMAQCVAVTRLATPSSVMGTCTHEPCTLGAAAGANLFWAEVGANPRDIKEKTEEGRGHDVEWCRTTFEEAGWSLRNGLSQFFNK; this is encoded by the coding sequence ATGGATATCCATGATATAGTGAACAAAGCTAGAACGAGAGAGGGCTTCACAAGGGAGGAGATTATCACCATGCTCTCCTTCCCCGAGAACAGCCTTGAAACATATATAATGATGGCCGAGGCAAAGCGTTTCTCCATGGAGCTTTGCGAAAACCAGGCGGAGGCACAGGGTCAGTTTGCCCTTAATCTTGCTCCCTGCCCAGAGAACTGCATGTTCTGCTCCTTTGCCATCCCCAACGGCATCTTTACCGAATCCACCATGCTTACCCCCGAAGAGGCTGTCTTCAGCGCAAAGAAACTTGAGGCGGACAACTCCACCTGCATATACATGATGGCCACCGCAAACATCGACATGGGCGAGTTCCTCGAAACCGCCGCCGAGGTTCGCAGAAACCTCAAACCCGAGACCATAATGATAGGGAACATCGGCGATCAGGATTATGATACGGCAAATAAGATAAAGGAAACCGGCTTCACCGGCCTCTACCACGCCCTGCGCATGGGGGAGGGAACGGATACGGATATCGATCCCGAACAAAGAAAAAGAAGCATAAAAACCTTCCAGGAGGCTGGTCTTGTGGTAGGAACATGCGTTGAGCCCATCGGACCGGAGCATTCAAACGAAGAGATTGCCGACAAGATCTTATTCGCTGCATCGGTGGACCCCGCATTCAGCGGAGCCGCAAGGAGGATCTCAATACCCGGAACAGACCTTGCGAAAAAGGGTATGATCAGCGAGATGCGCATGGCCCAGTGCGTTGCTGTAACTAGATTAGCCACACCATCCAGTGTAATGGGAACATGCACCCACGAGCCCTGCACATTGGGCGCAGCGGCAGGTGCTAACCTCTTCTGGGCGGAGGTCGGCGCAAACCCCAGAGATATCAAAGAGAAAACCGAGGAAGGGAGAGGGCACGATGTCGAATGGTGCCGCACAACCTTCGAAGAGGCAGGCTGGAGCCTCCGGAACGGTCTCTCACAGTTTTTCAACAAATAG
- a CDS encoding SRPBCC family protein has product MRINTIERTQLIGTDIESAWDFFSDPSKLAEITPDWLNFRVVSPLAPRMYEGMIVEYRIKPFAGVSVQWVTEITHVDEPGFFVDEQRFGPYKFWHHKHFFEETENGVLMSDSVHYSLGFGPAGSLIHHFYVRKKLEEIFDYRYEKLERIFG; this is encoded by the coding sequence GATCAATACTATAGAAAGAACTCAGCTCATCGGCACCGATATAGAATCCGCCTGGGATTTTTTCTCTGATCCATCAAAACTTGCAGAGATAACGCCGGACTGGTTGAATTTCCGTGTGGTCTCACCACTCGCGCCGAGGATGTATGAGGGTATGATTGTAGAATACCGCATTAAACCCTTTGCAGGGGTATCTGTCCAATGGGTCACAGAGATAACCCATGTGGATGAACCTGGGTTCTTCGTTGACGAACAGCGTTTCGGGCCATATAAGTTCTGGCACCATAAGCATTTCTTTGAAGAAACTGAGAATGGCGTGCTGATGAGCGACAGCGTCCACTACAGCCTCGGCTTCGGCCCCGCAGGCAGCCTAATACACCACTTTTATGTTCGAAAGAAGCTGGAAGAGATCTTCGATTACAGATACGAAAAACTCGAAAGGATTTTCGGATAA
- a CDS encoding putative manganese-dependent inorganic diphosphatase yields MSEILVIGHKNPDTDSIASAYCYAELKKELDKSNRYLPARCGNINKQTRYIFDRFGVTPPPFIKDVYPKVSDVMTHKVVAIDVNEPVYGVIRNIDELKIRITPVVSGGNRLEGVVSIYELSEFLATRDVQTKPVLHFRAENFAKVIKGHFHYRGKDEEFSATVMIGAMPYDRFRERMEAQETSDIVLVVGKRRDIIEYAVRRQLPAIILTGIKDEQDLDIDFSGYEGWVYISELDTAETMRRLQLSLPTKAVMAKNVPTCVEEDYLETVRETLLSIDHKGMPVVKEDRLSGIITRSDLIKKAQRQLILMDHNEMGQAVDGADSAKILEIVDHHRLGTIKTMTPIHFFAKPVGSTCTLVFQQYRINGVEVDKSIAGLLLSGILSDTVILKSPTTTDEDIRAVEELSEIAGLDYSEFGVDMFSATDSLKTRKPESVITTDFKMYEEFGVTVGISQVEVVTLEEVEEVKDSLFEALETVMNEKQADWGMLLITDIIREESILLTTGFEAAEKILAYNKEGSQQFRLPGVLSRKKQLLPEVLRVLEELNG; encoded by the coding sequence ATGTCAGAAATACTTGTTATTGGGCATAAAAATCCGGATACAGACTCCATAGCCTCCGCATACTGCTATGCGGAACTTAAGAAAGAGCTGGATAAATCAAACCGCTATCTGCCGGCAAGATGCGGAAACATTAATAAGCAGACACGATACATCTTCGACCGGTTCGGCGTAACACCACCCCCCTTTATCAAGGATGTTTACCCGAAGGTTAGCGATGTTATGACCCATAAGGTTGTGGCCATCGATGTAAACGAGCCGGTATACGGGGTTATCCGCAATATCGACGAACTCAAGATACGCATAACCCCTGTTGTATCCGGCGGGAACAGGCTGGAAGGGGTCGTGAGCATATATGAGCTCTCCGAATTCCTCGCCACACGTGACGTACAGACAAAGCCTGTCCTGCATTTCCGGGCGGAAAATTTCGCCAAGGTTATCAAGGGGCACTTCCACTACCGGGGAAAGGACGAGGAGTTCAGCGCAACGGTTATGATCGGTGCAATGCCCTACGACCGCTTCCGTGAGAGGATGGAGGCACAGGAGACCTCGGACATCGTTCTAGTTGTGGGCAAAAGGCGTGACATTATCGAATACGCAGTACGCAGACAGCTCCCTGCAATCATCCTTACGGGGATCAAAGATGAGCAGGATCTGGATATAGATTTCTCCGGCTACGAGGGGTGGGTCTACATCTCCGAGCTGGATACGGCGGAGACTATGCGGAGGCTTCAGCTTTCCTTACCCACCAAGGCGGTTATGGCAAAGAACGTCCCCACCTGTGTGGAGGAGGATTACCTCGAAACGGTTCGTGAGACCCTCCTGAGCATCGACCATAAGGGTATGCCCGTGGTGAAGGAGGACAGGCTCTCCGGAATAATCACCCGCTCGGACCTTATAAAGAAGGCCCAGCGTCAGCTTATTCTCATGGACCACAACGAGATGGGCCAGGCTGTGGATGGTGCGGATAGTGCGAAGATCCTCGAGATCGTTGATCATCACCGACTCGGAACCATTAAAACCATGACCCCCATACACTTCTTCGCAAAACCTGTAGGGAGCACATGCACCCTTGTTTTCCAGCAGTACAGGATAAACGGCGTCGAGGTCGATAAGAGTATCGCAGGCCTGCTCCTCTCAGGCATTCTTTCGGACACTGTCATCCTCAAATCACCCACAACCACCGATGAGGACATCCGTGCTGTGGAGGAGCTGAGCGAGATAGCCGGACTTGATTACAGCGAGTTCGGCGTTGATATGTTCTCTGCCACGGACAGCCTGAAAACCAGAAAACCCGAAAGCGTTATCACCACCGACTTCAAGATGTACGAAGAATTCGGCGTAACCGTCGGCATAAGTCAGGTTGAGGTTGTGACCCTTGAAGAGGTGGAAGAGGTAAAGGACAGCCTTTTTGAGGCACTTGAAACTGTAATGAATGAGAAGCAGGCGGACTGGGGCATGCTCCTCATAACAGATATAATAAGAGAGGAAAGCATCCTCCTTACCACAGGCTTTGAGGCGGCTGAAAAGATACTGGCATACAACAAAGAGGGTTCCCAGCAGTTCCGTCTGCCGGGGGTTCTTTCAAGGAAGAAACAGCTTCTACCCGAGGTTCTCAGGGTTCTGGAGGAGCTGAACGGATAG
- a CDS encoding prepilin-type N-terminal cleavage/methylation domain-containing protein, translated as MSSRRGFTIVEMAVVLIIIGVVISLGIYSLSSLQRGTKSLENEQEIDRIFYGIMEESIMDRELPSTVAETDKFGRDILYIPAPAIAGSESVCNIHSTGLNIISGGRTVNNVAYLLISGGENRNIQTGTISPITVYNHMSVSVDDYPADVDSAETYDDNVRWATLPELRKRAGCSAERLRIVTDSIPKGAVDKAYSATFKAAGGRPYSNGEYNWCAIVNNPLVKGDLGLNDCTDNSDFTKTRNYTVSGTLNLSKPGSYSIRVYVQDNGTDNTDALFPLVINPEYIASVSSPQQEEDEGGDGGGDSDIAFTDFNQLSRFEEPGYTRLDVHKEEGASPEENTLRILSDGNNNAFSCTWYPDSFQLYSLDGSINNTMISYFEAAFTDDPDLGGGFTYAVIAGDYPETTPCGNKQGGDLGYDNNHDGPESFAIEFDLESESSNNDPLNAENHAAVVHSERRLKMHPSQNYIRNIDYYWTNLHTFLREPLGGTFLSYIPNDDCSLVNVEPDACFYEDGEDSWLVDNSPFRVRVEVYPDIQPGLACTKCLSPNIDYPMGPPENPNDDVYEEPVCTEVFVWIDKAMDSVFDGFDNMTAEKAQEAGIEEPTMYDCFPMWENMQNIRIGFTAGADKNDLEIKISNYKMKMVD; from the coding sequence ATGAGCAGTAGACGGGGATTCACCATCGTTGAGATGGCAGTGGTTCTTATAATCATAGGCGTGGTCATATCACTTGGCATATACTCCCTAAGCTCACTCCAGCGGGGAACGAAATCCCTTGAAAATGAACAGGAGATTGACCGCATCTTCTACGGCATCATGGAGGAGAGCATCATGGACAGGGAGCTCCCCTCCACGGTTGCAGAAACGGATAAGTTCGGCAGGGATATCCTCTATATACCCGCTCCAGCCATCGCTGGCAGCGAATCTGTCTGTAATATACACAGTACTGGACTGAACATCATAAGCGGTGGCAGAACGGTGAACAACGTTGCCTATCTCCTCATCAGCGGCGGAGAGAACAGAAACATCCAGACGGGAACAATATCCCCCATAACGGTATACAACCATATGAGCGTCAGCGTTGACGACTACCCGGCGGATGTGGACAGTGCAGAGACCTACGACGATAACGTCCGCTGGGCAACCCTCCCCGAACTGCGCAAAAGGGCGGGATGTTCCGCAGAAAGGCTGAGGATTGTCACAGACAGCATCCCTAAAGGTGCTGTGGATAAGGCATACTCAGCCACATTCAAGGCCGCCGGAGGAAGACCATACTCAAACGGGGAATACAACTGGTGCGCCATTGTAAACAACCCTCTGGTGAAAGGGGATCTGGGGCTGAATGACTGCACAGACAACAGCGATTTCACAAAAACGAGGAACTATACTGTCTCCGGTACATTGAACCTCTCTAAGCCCGGCTCATACTCCATAAGGGTCTACGTTCAGGATAACGGTACTGACAACACCGATGCGCTCTTTCCGCTCGTTATAAATCCGGAGTACATAGCCTCTGTATCAAGCCCCCAGCAAGAAGAGGACGAAGGGGGTGACGGCGGCGGGGATTCGGATATCGCCTTCACCGACTTCAACCAGCTAAGCCGATTCGAAGAACCGGGATACACAAGACTTGATGTTCATAAAGAAGAAGGAGCCTCACCGGAGGAAAACACGCTCAGGATACTGTCCGACGGCAATAATAACGCCTTCTCCTGCACATGGTATCCTGACAGCTTCCAGCTCTATTCACTGGACGGAAGCATAAACAACACCATGATCTCCTACTTTGAGGCGGCCTTTACCGATGACCCTGATTTAGGAGGTGGCTTCACCTATGCTGTCATTGCGGGGGACTACCCCGAAACAACACCCTGTGGTAACAAACAGGGGGGAGATCTCGGCTATGACAACAACCATGACGGTCCGGAGAGCTTCGCCATAGAGTTTGATCTTGAATCGGAATCCTCCAACAACGATCCCCTCAATGCGGAGAACCACGCAGCCGTTGTGCACTCCGAAAGAAGGCTGAAGATGCACCCCTCCCAAAACTACATACGAAACATCGACTACTATTGGACAAACCTGCACACCTTTCTCAGAGAACCCCTTGGCGGAACGTTTCTGAGCTATATACCCAATGATGACTGCTCCCTAGTAAACGTAGAACCGGACGCCTGCTTCTACGAAGATGGGGAGGACAGCTGGCTGGTGGACAACTCCCCCTTCAGGGTGCGTGTGGAGGTATATCCGGATATTCAGCCCGGGCTAGCCTGCACAAAATGCCTGAGCCCGAATATCGACTACCCGATGGGTCCTCCGGAAAACCCGAATGATGATGTATACGAAGAGCCGGTCTGCACTGAGGTTTTCGTCTGGATAGACAAGGCGATGGACAGCGTATTTGACGGCTTCGACAACATGACAGCGGAGAAGGCGCAGGAGGCGGGCATCGAGGAGCCGACAATGTATGACTGCTTCCCGATGTGGGAGAACATGCAGAACATACGCATAGGCTTCACAGCGGGTGCCGATAAAAACGATCTGGAAATAAAAATATCCAATTATAAGATGAAGATGGTGGACTAA
- a CDS encoding prepilin-type N-terminal cleavage/methylation domain-containing protein yields the protein MAGRLHSDFKGKKDKKGFTLVEMAIVLVIVGLLLGLGSAAVVALTKTAKVRKTKEILDSTQDGLSSYIEENSELPSTSEIQSILSGFQDGFGKDVGYHPAPNLLNADDVCNANSTGLSVSIGGNTVNDVAYIIISAGENKNPQTGISGGTYTIQPEGTMVDDNTDGINRVESYDDIIRFATLGELKLNADCGEKRLRILNEELPFGVTGEEYNVEFLADGGVTGGVGGTSYEWCVDAYGDDNISGMTFGGGVIDDTNNCDRDLAVYYEAPSLELDNADNTPASPGAFRFTVHVRDFLDTSGTDDNYASRDYVLTVHPTLNTGQDVYSKERAKIDQVKEIVQTYINAEGSLPGDNDGDYGNSDGVISTDEANTAYNELINQGYAEYDDFVSPIMPDRYYVFTQCTPEPYGFVATSDTYEGQPHTNTCVYISDTHMADIPPGTEPNVKAISYRDFCEYEKGLDDSDINIGEVRRVYNPNNDNGCQTDFHDCDVDNNVEPTGLNNCTGGDYDFNPVISAYADADECRKEESDRPTQKWCNTVIIQIY from the coding sequence GTGGCTGGCAGATTACACAGTGATTTCAAAGGTAAAAAAGATAAAAAGGGCTTCACCCTGGTGGAGATGGCCATAGTCCTTGTCATCGTAGGGCTTCTGCTCGGGCTGGGCTCCGCTGCGGTGGTGGCGCTCACAAAAACCGCCAAGGTGCGAAAGACCAAAGAGATTCTGGACAGTACACAGGACGGTCTCTCCTCATACATCGAAGAGAACAGCGAACTACCTTCAACCTCCGAGATTCAGAGTATACTCAGCGGATTCCAGGACGGCTTCGGTAAGGATGTGGGATACCACCCTGCCCCAAACCTTCTTAATGCCGACGATGTCTGCAACGCCAACTCCACAGGGCTCAGCGTGAGCATCGGCGGAAACACCGTGAACGATGTGGCATATATAATCATAAGTGCCGGTGAAAACAAAAACCCCCAGACCGGTATCTCCGGCGGAACGTATACAATACAGCCCGAAGGAACCATGGTTGACGACAACACCGACGGAATCAACAGGGTGGAATCCTATGACGACATCATCCGCTTTGCAACACTGGGCGAGCTTAAGCTGAATGCGGACTGTGGTGAGAAAAGGCTCAGGATACTTAATGAGGAGCTCCCCTTCGGCGTCACAGGGGAGGAATACAACGTTGAGTTCCTTGCAGACGGTGGTGTAACAGGTGGAGTGGGGGGAACTAGCTACGAGTGGTGTGTTGACGCCTACGGTGATGACAACATAAGCGGGATGACCTTCGGCGGGGGTGTCATAGACGACACAAACAACTGCGACAGGGATCTTGCCGTATACTACGAAGCCCCAAGCCTCGAATTAGATAATGCGGATAATACCCCAGCCTCGCCAGGTGCTTTCAGGTTCACCGTTCATGTGCGGGATTTCCTCGACACATCCGGAACCGATGACAACTACGCAAGCAGGGACTACGTCCTCACCGTCCATCCGACCCTCAACACAGGGCAGGATGTATACAGCAAGGAGCGTGCAAAGATAGATCAGGTGAAGGAGATCGTTCAGACATACATAAACGCCGAGGGGAGCCTCCCCGGTGATAACGACGGCGACTACGGCAATAGTGACGGCGTTATCTCAACCGATGAGGCAAACACGGCTTATAACGAGCTCATTAATCAGGGGTATGCGGAGTATGACGATTTCGTATCCCCCATAATGCCGGACCGGTATTACGTCTTCACCCAGTGCACACCCGAGCCCTACGGTTTCGTTGCCACCAGCGATACATACGAGGGACAGCCGCACACCAACACATGCGTATATATATCCGATACCCACATGGCGGATATACCCCCCGGAACGGAGCCAAACGTTAAAGCTATATCATACAGAGACTTCTGCGAGTATGAGAAGGGGCTGGACGACAGCGATATAAACATCGGAGAGGTACGCAGGGTATACAACCCCAATAACGACAACGGTTGCCAGACGGACTTCCACGACTGCGACGTGGACAACAACGTGGAGCCCACAGGGCTAAACAACTGCACCGGCGGGGATTACGATTTCAATCCTGTCATTTCCGCATACGCAGATGCCGATGAATGCCGCAAAGAGGAATCGGACAGGCCGACCCAGAAGTGGTGCAACACAGTAATAATACAGATTTACTAA